The region TCGTGTACCGGACCGGTTTCGTTTCGGGCTCACGGCAAAATCTCCAACCGTGTTTCGTGTACAAGAGAGTTTCGGAACCACGTACAGCGCCAACTTCGATAACGGCGACAACGTGAAACTCGATCCCGAAAACAACAAAGGCGAGTACGATGTCGCAACCCCGTGGGTGTTCAGTGCGGGAGCTTCCGTTATCATTCGTGACCTCGTGCTTTCGGGAGATGTGGAGTATACGGATTGGACGCAGTTGGAATTCCGGAACGCCAATCCCGATTTGATTGCGCTCAATAAGGAGATGAAAGATCTCTTCCGCGCTACGGCAAATTTGCGGGCGGGTGCGGAGTATGATGTGAAGCAGGCCGGCGTACGCATTCGAGGCGGGTTTGTATACAATACCTCCCCCTATCGCAATGATCCGAGTTCTTTCGATCAGAAGTATGTCACGGGCGGACTCGGCATTCTGCTGAGCGAAGATACAATGCTCGACTTGACCTACGCCCGCGGTTGGTGGAAGACGTTCCGCTACAACTACGCAGGCAGCCCGAGAGTTGAAGAAGATGTTACCACCAACAACTTCAATCTCACATTCTCCTATCGCTTCTGAAATTGCAACAGGTTGCGTGAATGAATATATTAAGTCCGTCGCAAGACGGACTTTTTATTTTCTGCCCTAAACACTCCGAACGGAGCTTCCGTTGTCCACAAAACGCAAAATCATTTTCGGCCTGGCCATTGTTCTTGTTGTCACGTTTGTCAGCGGCTTTCTCTTTCTGCGGTATGAAATCCGGAAATCCTTCCCCGAAACATCGGGTACGCTTGCCGTTGCGGGGTTGCAGAACTCCGCAGTGATTACCCGCGATGATTTTGGCGTGCCGCATATTGATGCGCAAAATGAACATGACCTCATGTTCTCGCTCGGTTATGTCCATGCACAGGATCGTCTCTGGCAAATGGATATGGCGCGTCGCATCGGCCAGGGCCGGTTGTCTGAACTGTTCGGCGATGTAACCCTTCCGTTCGACAGGATGTTCCGGATCATCGGCATCAGAAGGATTTCTGAAGAAGTGGAGCGAAACATCACGGCGACTTCACTCGCACGCATCGGGGCGTATGCCGCCGGTGTCAACGCGTTCATCGAATCCCACAAAGGAAAATACCCCGTCGAGTTTGATTTGCTTCGCTATGACCCCGAGCCGTGGACGCCGCTGCACAGCATCATAATCGGAAGGCTGATGGCGTGGGAGTTAAATCTCTCGTGGTGGGTTGATCTTACTCTGGGCGCAATCGTTGATAAACTGGGCTATGAAAAGGCGAGCGAAGTTTTCCCGACCTATCCTGCCGATGTGCCGCCGATAGTTCCTTCGACCGAATGGAAGAAAACCGTCGGCCCGGCGCTCGCATTTCTTCACACTGCACAGGAGTACTGTACGTTTCGTGGAATTGGCGGCGTACTCGGCGGCAGTAACGCCTGGGTTGTCGGCTCGAAGAAATCCGTGACGGGCAGCGCGATTCTTGCCAACGACACGCATCTTCAGCTCACGAATCCATCGAAGTGGTATGAAGTAAGCCTGAAGGCACCCGGATATGATGTGATGGGATTTTCGATTCCCGGCGTTCCGGGTGTCGTAGCCGGACGCAACGCCGACCTCGCATGGGGATTGACGAACGTGATGGCCGATGATGCCGATTTCTATATTGAGATGATCGATTCCTCCGATGCGGCGCGGTACATCTACGACGGGCAGTCTCTTCCCATCTCAATCCGGGAGGAAGAGATTCAGGTTCGCAACGACACGACGCATTATGTTACTATCCGCTCGACACATCACGGCCCGATTGTTACCGATATCTCAACATCATTGAAGAAGTCCGCGCCATCGTTTGTCGCAAGCATGCGCTGGACGGGCTCGGAAATCAGCGATCAGATCGAGGCGTTTAACAAGATTAATCGTGCAACGGATTGGGTTGAGTTTGTTGCAGGCGTCAGGGAATTTTCCGGGCCGGGACAAAACTTCGTGTACGGCGACAAAAAAGGAAACATCGGCTACTGGTGCGGCGTGAAACTTCCGATACGCTCGCGGCAGAACATTACAACTCTACCGCTTGCAGGATGGGAGAAATCGACCGAATGGCAGGGTTTTGTTCCGTTCGAAAAGCTTCCGCATCTTTTCAATCCGCCGGAAGGGTATATCGCAACGGCCAACAACAAGATTGTTGATGACTCGTACCCGTATCACATTTCCGATTTGTGGGAACCCCCGTCGCGCAGTCAACGCTTGCGAGAGATGCTCAACGTTGAAGGCACATTTTCTGTGAAGGACTTCGAACGCTTGCAGAACGATCAATTCTCCCACTATGCAAAGGAACTCACCCCGTACATCATCGACGCGTGTAAAGGCTCTCTTGACTCATCCTATCGTGACCGTGTTCTTGAGCATCTGACCACGTGGACGTTCGTGTTCTCGAAAGAAGATGTTGCAACGGCCATCTACCAACACTTCCTGACACTCCTCATCAAGAACATCTACGAGGATGAGTTGGGGCCGGACCTGTTTCATGACTACGTGATTCTCGTAAACATACCGCTGCGCGTAACGCTGCGACTTGTCAAAGAGGGAACATCAGTGTGGTTTGATAACATACACACTGATGCAGTCGAGTCTCGTGATGACATCATCCGTCAAAGCATGCAGAAAACGATCGATGCTCTGCGCCAAAAGCTCGGTGGCGAAACGCAACACTGGCAGTGGGGCAGCCTGCATACCGTCACCTTGCAACATCCGTTCGGGTTGCAGAAGCCGCTGGACAGAGTCTTCAGCATCGGGCCGTTCCCCTACGGTGGCGCGTCAACGGCGCTGACGAGCGGAGAATACAGCTTCAACGATGTGTTGCAGCCGGGCGAGATGGTGAAGCCGTTCGGCGTTACAGTCGGCGCTTCATTCAGACACATTGTTGATATGGCAAATCCGCATGAAGCGCGGACGGTTCTGCCGTCGGGCCAATCGGGGCAAGTGTTCAGCAAACACTTTGATGATCAAACACCTCTCTGGCTGAACGGCGCGTACAAAGAATCACGGTGGGATAGCGTATTTGTTTCCACGCTAAAGGAACGACTGACGTTGGTGCCTGCTCAATGAAATTTCCAGATTCACTGCTTGCAAAGCTTGCAAGCGCGCGCGATGTAGTCGCCTTTACCGGTGCGGGCATCTCCGCCGAAAGCGGCGTGCCGACGTTCCGAGGCAACGAAGGCATCTGGACGAAATTCAAGCCGGAGGAACTCGCCAATCTCAACGCCTTCATGCGTAATCCGGAATTGGTGTGGGAATGGTACTCCGCCCGCAAGAAGGTGATTGCCGAAGTTCAACCGAATGCGGGACATTACGCTTTGGCGGAGATGGAGAAGATATTTTCATCATTAGCCGTCATCACACAAAACATCGACAATTTGCATCGCAGAGCAGGAAGCAGAAATGTATTTGAACTGCATGGCAACATCGAGCGCAATTACTGTATGCGGTGCGGCAAACAGTTTTCGAATGAATTCGTTCTGACAGGCAAGGCGGTCCCGAAATGCGAATGCGGCGGACTGATTCGTCCCGACGTTGTGTGGTTTGGCGAACTGCTTCCGGAGGATGAATGGCGGGGCGCTGAGAAAGCGTGCCAACGGGCAGACGTGTTGTTTTCCATCGGCACATCGGGGGTTGTGTACCCCGCAGCCGCGCTTCCCATGGAGGCAAAGCGCAACGGCGCGTTCATTATCGAAATCAATCCACAACCGACTCCGCTGACGGAATACGCTGATGAGTTTCTTCAGGGGAAATCGGGATCCATCCTTCCCGCTCTTCTTCAGCAGATGAAGCAACTTCAACAATCTCGAGTGCAGCCATGATGCCGAACAAACACGGTAACACGAAAATCGTCTGTACGCTCGGGCCGTCGTCAAACTCGGTTGATATGCTGATGCGATTGATACAGTCGGGTGTCGATGTTGTGCGTTTCAACTTCTCCCACGGCTCGCATGAAGAACATCTCGGCACGCTCCGCAACGTTCAGGATGCAATGAAGCGAACCGGAGAGTTCATCACTGTGTTGCAGGATTTACAGGGTCCGAAAATTCGTATCGGCAGATTCACGACGCCGTTCGTTGAGCTGCGTGCCGGGGCTATCTTCACCATTACGACCGATCAGACTGCGGGCGATGAGACGAGAGTCAGCACAACGTACACCAATCTCATCAAGGATGTTCATCCCGGCGATATGATCTTGCTGGATGACGGGAAGCTTCGTGTGCGGGTTCAGGAAGTGAGGGGAACGAACGTGCAATGCGAGGTGATCGTCGGCGGCACGCTTTCTGCAAACAAGGGGATCAATCTGCCAAATGTTGCCGTCAGCACACCGTCATTGACGGAGAAGGATCTTCGCGATTTGGACTTCGGTATCAAGAACGATGTTGACTACATTGCCCTTTCGTTCGTCCGCACGGCGGAGGATATCCGCCAACTGCGGAAGGCAATCATCGGGCGGATAGAGAAGAATCGCTTTCTCCCGATCGTCGCAAAGATTGAAAAACCCCAGGCGGTAGCCAACATTGATGAGATTATTGCAGAGGCTGATGCCATCATGATTGCACGCGGCGACCTCGGTGTTGAACTGCCGCCGGAGGACGTGCCGATGTTGCAGAAAAAGATCATCAGAAAATGCAGCGCGGCCGGCAAGCCCGTCATCATTGCGACGCAAATGCTCGAATCCATGATCAACAATCCGACGCCGACGCGTGCCGAAGCGAACGACGTTGCAAACGGCGTTGTTGATGGCGCGGACGCGGTGATGCTCAGCGGCGAAACATCCGTCGGCAAGTACCCGCTTGAAGCCGTGCAGATGATGCACCGGATCATCACAAAAGTCGAATCCGAGCAGTTGAACACGCAGCGCATACTCGATCATATTCCGCACGGCGTTTCGAGCAGACATGATGCACTCGGCAGGGCGGCGTGCGTGCTTGCAGAACAAATGAATGCCTCTGCAATCGTTTGTGTAACGCATTCGGGCAAGACGGCACGGGTCGTCTCCCGCTACCGCCCGCGGACGCGCATTCTCGCCGTTACCGACCGCTCGAAAATTATGCGGCGCCTCAACCTGATTTGGGGAGTTCACGGTATTGCGATCGACACCCTCGAACAGGATTCGGACAAAGCTCTGAAGCAGATTCAGGAACGGCTGCTGAACTTGGGCCTGATTCAGCGCGGAGAATACATTGTGCTTCTTGCGGGCCAGCCCTTCTTCGCCCGCGGCTCAACGAACTTTATCGAGGTCGAAAAGGTGGTGTGAGGATGTCCTACTCTTCTACATAATCAATCCTTGTCTTGCAGTGGGAACATGGAAAACCGGTTTCGTTGCGGGAAGAAAGTTCGATAACAACGGTTTCCCGGCAGGCGGGACACGATGCCTCGGGCGGCAGCAGATATTGTTGTATGTTCGTGATTTCCGCGATTTCGATCACTTCCGTTCTCTTGCCACACTCAGGACAGGCAAATTCTCCGTTCTCACGTTCCCACTTGGAAAGCTGCAACTCAGATTTGCACGACGGGCACACCGCAAAGGGTTTTAGCCGGTACTGTACCGGTTCGGTGAGCCCTTTCTCAAGAAACTGCATCACCACGGAGGGCATGGAAGCTGCGTTGAAAAACCTGCACTTCGGGCAGACAAACCACCCCCTGTTGCGCTCGGCGACCGATAGCTCGAACTCTCCCCAACATGAGAGGCAATCAAGAGTCCTTGGCAATGCGTTCGATCGAAGAACGAGCGCTTCCATCTCGAGGTCGGCATTGTCCGTTTCGGGGATCGTCGCATCCTCCACATCTTGGATGTTGGTGGAACTCTCCCCGGCAATCATCTCCACGGGCTCGTCAGGGCGGTTGAATGTGTTGCACGACGGACAACTGTACGCGCCGCGCCTCCGCTCACTAAGCGTGAGAGAAACGTCCGCAGCACACTTCGTGCATTGCACAAACTCGGGCAACATGGACCTTTCAGGTGCCGCACTGAGTTCACCCGATCCGGCAAGAAAAAAATCTCTCGCCTTTCTTTCTGATTCAGGAATTGCCACCGCGTGTGATGACAAACCCTTGAATGGCGAACCCGAAAGCAGGTCGTCGACATTTCTGTTGAGGCGCTTCCAGAGGTAGGGAAGAAGGAAAACAATCACCGCATAAAGAAGTCCGATAGTCAGAAAAAGATTGAAGAGTGCATGGCCGAGCATTGAAAGAAGAAGCCCGAGAACGACGGTACGTGCACGCAATTCACGAGGTTGGAACTTTGCCCTCCCTAACGCGTACCCCCACAACGTTGAAAAGAGAACGTGCCCCGGCACGGAAAACAACGCTCGCACGACGAAGGTTGATGATGCCGACGCCAGCCCGCCTTCGCTGTATTGATCGGCGATGTAGC is a window of Bacteroidota bacterium DNA encoding:
- a CDS encoding penicillin acylase family protein — protein: MSTKRKIIFGLAIVLVVTFVSGFLFLRYEIRKSFPETSGTLAVAGLQNSAVITRDDFGVPHIDAQNEHDLMFSLGYVHAQDRLWQMDMARRIGQGRLSELFGDVTLPFDRMFRIIGIRRISEEVERNITATSLARIGAYAAGVNAFIESHKGKYPVEFDLLRYDPEPWTPLHSIIIGRLMAWELNLSWWVDLTLGAIVDKLGYEKASEVFPTYPADVPPIVPSTEWKKTVGPALAFLHTAQEYCTFRGIGGVLGGSNAWVVGSKKSVTGSAILANDTHLQLTNPSKWYEVSLKAPGYDVMGFSIPGVPGVVAGRNADLAWGLTNVMADDADFYIEMIDSSDAARYIYDGQSLPISIREEEIQVRNDTTHYVTIRSTHHGPIVTDISTSLKKSAPSFVASMRWTGSEISDQIEAFNKINRATDWVEFVAGVREFSGPGQNFVYGDKKGNIGYWCGVKLPIRSRQNITTLPLAGWEKSTEWQGFVPFEKLPHLFNPPEGYIATANNKIVDDSYPYHISDLWEPPSRSQRLREMLNVEGTFSVKDFERLQNDQFSHYAKELTPYIIDACKGSLDSSYRDRVLEHLTTWTFVFSKEDVATAIYQHFLTLLIKNIYEDELGPDLFHDYVILVNIPLRVTLRLVKEGTSVWFDNIHTDAVESRDDIIRQSMQKTIDALRQKLGGETQHWQWGSLHTVTLQHPFGLQKPLDRVFSIGPFPYGGASTALTSGEYSFNDVLQPGEMVKPFGVTVGASFRHIVDMANPHEARTVLPSGQSGQVFSKHFDDQTPLWLNGAYKESRWDSVFVSTLKERLTLVPAQ
- a CDS encoding NAD-dependent deacylase encodes the protein MKFPDSLLAKLASARDVVAFTGAGISAESGVPTFRGNEGIWTKFKPEELANLNAFMRNPELVWEWYSARKKVIAEVQPNAGHYALAEMEKIFSSLAVITQNIDNLHRRAGSRNVFELHGNIERNYCMRCGKQFSNEFVLTGKAVPKCECGGLIRPDVVWFGELLPEDEWRGAEKACQRADVLFSIGTSGVVYPAAALPMEAKRNGAFIIEINPQPTPLTEYADEFLQGKSGSILPALLQQMKQLQQSRVQP
- the pyk gene encoding pyruvate kinase, which encodes MMPNKHGNTKIVCTLGPSSNSVDMLMRLIQSGVDVVRFNFSHGSHEEHLGTLRNVQDAMKRTGEFITVLQDLQGPKIRIGRFTTPFVELRAGAIFTITTDQTAGDETRVSTTYTNLIKDVHPGDMILLDDGKLRVRVQEVRGTNVQCEVIVGGTLSANKGINLPNVAVSTPSLTEKDLRDLDFGIKNDVDYIALSFVRTAEDIRQLRKAIIGRIEKNRFLPIVAKIEKPQAVANIDEIIAEADAIMIARGDLGVELPPEDVPMLQKKIIRKCSAAGKPVIIATQMLESMINNPTPTRAEANDVANGVVDGADAVMLSGETSVGKYPLEAVQMMHRIITKVESEQLNTQRILDHIPHGVSSRHDALGRAACVLAEQMNASAIVCVTHSGKTARVVSRYRPRTRILAVTDRSKIMRRLNLIWGVHGIAIDTLEQDSDKALKQIQERLLNLGLIQRGEYIVLLAGQPFFARGSTNFIEVEKVV
- a CDS encoding PrsW family intramembrane metalloprotease, translating into MDIILLFAAGFAPGVFWLWYFYRKDKYEPEPQRLVLRTAGFGVLAAVPVAIVGSPFNESFFVAAVIVAPIIEELAKFAVVRFTIYNNKEFNEPMDGIVYSAAAALGFASIENVGYIADQYSEGGLASASSTFVVRALFSVPGHVLFSTLWGYALGRAKFQPRELRARTVVLGLLLSMLGHALFNLFLTIGLLYAVIVFLLPYLWKRLNRNVDDLLSGSPFKGLSSHAVAIPESERKARDFFLAGSGELSAAPERSMLPEFVQCTKCAADVSLTLSERRRGAYSCPSCNTFNRPDEPVEMIAGESSTNIQDVEDATIPETDNADLEMEALVLRSNALPRTLDCLSCWGEFELSVAERNRGWFVCPKCRFFNAASMPSVVMQFLEKGLTEPVQYRLKPFAVCPSCKSELQLSKWERENGEFACPECGKRTEVIEIAEITNIQQYLLPPEASCPACRETVVIELSSRNETGFPCSHCKTRIDYVEE